ATCCCCAAAACCctgaatgacaaaacaaataaaaaataaattgaacctAAGAATCATAACAGCCGACAAACCTCGTCACAACTctggttttcttcctctttttatttcagTCCAGATCCCTAACTgcaatattttgttgttttttttttttacactcaagACACAGCCATGCACAATTCAAAGTTCAAAAAGTCTATTGCTTCAACCACAATTAAAAATAGTTTATCCAAAACCGTATCTCCCCGCCAATCGTTTGTCCTTTTTCAAAGATGGGGGAAGGTCTGCTGAGGTATGCCCGATGGATCAGCAGTTTTACAAAGCTAGACAATAATAagagtcataataataataataatgatgataataataatttaaaaagtaacattttttgtctttgtttcattctcTTGATACACATTAATAGAGGAATTTTCACACCACATGTACAGGTTTACACATTCAGAAGATAGGAATGTACAGGCGCAACCACAGAAGAGGGGCACGTCAGCGGCGTCTCTTGTCCCGAAATTCACCTTTGTGCTCATAGTTCAGACCTATACATAGGGGGCAGAGGCCAAACGTCCCAGGGCCGACGAAGCTTCCtgacagagccccccccccccccaacccctccacACCtaccacacgcacacatacagtacatgtactaACACTCAACAGTGGTACTCAGGACAGACTGTGTGGGCCCGCACACAGAGTGCTGCGTTCATCGGCTCTCTGTCCAGATGAAGGAGTGTCCCATGAAGCCCGAACAGGAGAGCTGGATCCAGGAGTGCAGAGACGGCGCGTGtgtattctctttttttagaTTTCCAGGGTGCAAAAACATTAATTGTTACATACCATAGAGCAACCtgaatattgtcattttaagtTACATAATtctgaaaagggggggggggggttcccatcatatttacatacatacatacatatccTAACAATCTTAACCTATTTGAAGATGAGATACAGTGTATAGTTTGTTTTACATGCATGAATTCTGCTGCATCCTCCTGTCTAACATCACTCCTTCATCCTCTGCACATTTGCTGTACAATGTAGGTACAATATGAAGAAGCAGCTACCCTGCACCTCAGAATCAACGTGGACAACACAGGTGAGGCATCTTCTAGTGCAGATTGAGGTAGCcccctaccacacacacacacacacacacacacacacgtacatacacacactcactcgcagAGGGATGCTACATGGGAAATGCCAGAAGCAGCTCACAAATACCGACACATAGCAGATAACGTCGGTACAGGAATGGATTTAAACACTAACCAGGTATGGCAGGAATGTTGGGAAACAATATGAACCTCTACAACAGTTTCTGTTCACAGCGCTCATGAGGACAAGGTACAATCATGAAATGGCACTCGCTACTTTGCTCAGTGGAAAACATTCCCCCTTCTCTACAAACTCACTAAAagaacacaggtcacatgaGAAAAAAGTCACATAAGACGCCATTaagggacaaaaagacactgaagcATGAATGAGCAGCACTGGAATTCCACAGGAAAAGGGCTCTGTGAGGTGGGTGAGGACAGTTGGCGCCTTATTATGTGATGTTCGACATGTTGAGGAAAGGCAGGCATTCAGTCCAAACATGTATCACCACAGACGAATAATTTATTCTGCATTCTAACATGATAAGACCAAAAAGCCCTACTCATGCCTTCATGCACCCTGAAAATACAGGATTTATTTTCCAGATTGGAGAAACGACTGCAACAACCTCTTTTACTCTGCATTTAACGTTTCTGCTCGCTGAGCTCAGATGTCGCTCATCATCATTTGACATGGTCATTTAAACTGTCAATGAAAAATATCTGTTCAAACAGTCTATAGATAACATTAGAAATAAATCTCCCTCCCTGTGTAGATTGTGGTTTTGACTGACCAACTAAGTTTGAATACATTAACATTTggtatattttgttgttgttgttgtcgttgttgttacTTTTTGGTTAAGGTCTAAAGATACACAGATTCTTGGGACACTGTGATGAAGTCTGGCACTGGGCCTCCAATTCACTGCAGGTGAATAAGTACATGACCTTCTGTTTCACACTGTCATGAAAATCTGAAAAGTTGGGATAACACAGTGTCTCCTGCACCAGCACCCTGAAAAAGAATGCGTATCCCCAAATACAGAATGCGTGTCTCCAATCATGTGTCTGTCACTATATCACAAAATCAGCAACCCTGACAATCAATTATGTAACACACCAAAGTTTTCACTTTGACGCTGCGTGACAGTTGTTGGTTGAATTCAACATCATTTTATGTTGGGGAAACTCTGCACCAACACTTCTAAATAAATCAACTGCAGGTAACACCGGTGACGTCTGTGACAGAGACTGACTGGAAGGAGCTGCCTCGAAAGAAACATGAGACCCGTATCTCCTCACTGGCATGAGGCAGATTTCTGAAGGGTGCTTAAAGCTGGCAAAGGTCTTGTGAAATTATTCatgacttcccccccccccccccccgtagctgcaccccttacacacacacacaaacacgcgcgcacgtacacacgcacCACGTTGAGATGTGACAATCTGCAGAGGAGTAGCAGTGTTTCTGCACAGAGCCATAGTCATGCAGGCAAAGGTTGGGTCCAGAGTCACTCTCTTGCGTCAGCTGGCCGTTGCAGGGCCCCTTCGAGCTCCGTGGAGggactggaggagagaagaccACAACCTGCAGCTGGGCCAGGGAAGGATTCAAGGGCTCGTCAGTGTTGTCAgtttctcctcgtcctctcttcTTCTTGAAACTGAATGtactttcttttcagttttttttccaccctatttttgggggggtttgcGGAGCAACTGCCTCCAAAACAAGACACGTGACACAAAgagatgtgcacacacacgcagatacacgcgcccacacactcacacacacacacacacacacacacacagacacacacacacacacacacacacacacacagacacttgtgATGGACTGCTCTACATGTACAGAGTGCTGGAAAAGTAAACGAAGAGGCAAGGTCTTTTTCAGCAGCATGGGCCGAGTGGCTGCAAGGCCAGATGTCCATTCTACACACGAGGCCTGGGGGTCTTTTGTCCTTGTGCTGTCACTGTAAGTCACACAAATCCCCCTCCTTGAGTCATCACTATCAGGTCACCCACCACCCATACACCCAGGTCCCTGCCCCCCCATGAACGCACACAACACAGACGGGGGCTCCAGCCTTGGGTGCGGACAGAGGGCACGCCCTAGCGACTGCTGTTCTTTATGGCTTCCTTCGCAGCTACAATCAGAGGCGTCAGGCTGGACAGAGGCTTCGCCAGCTTGAGGAACGAATGCTGCAGAGGACAAAAAGGACACGTAGGTACGGAGTGAAAGAGATGCAgatttagaaataaaagaagTTGACTTTTGATGATGATTTGGGCAcctgtatttttcattattaacaAGCGATTCCAGGAGAAGAAATAACATTATAATTATAAAAGTTGACTCTATGTAGAAAAGAAATAAGATACTGAAATAGACAAGATCTGCCAATTTGAACTTTGAtccaaaaatgtttaaataattagATGGTATTAAGTCTATCAGTGTCTAATTTCCCCCTGTTTCCTTTGAAATCCTCCTACAACCCAGCACctaatttaattatttgtccCTTTCCTCCACTTCTACAGTTAGTTTTAAATCATCataattttaaattataatattattattatttgatgcCACATCAACCGCATGGTACAATACTAGTCGATATATAAGATATTACATGTggtaagagtgtgtgttttacctgtaGTAGCTCCTTGGCAGAGCCTCTGCGGTCCACATCCATCTCCAGACAGCGGTTAAGGAAATCTCTGAACACAGACGACAGTCTCTCTGGgttctgcagctctggagtcccATTGGTAGCTATCAGGTACAGTGCCTGGATAGATGAATGTGGTCAAATAGATGatcaaataatatatattttttatatttcatctccACACACTGTATGGGAGCTAACATCCTGTTAGTCATGTGTCGTGGCTGCAGTTTGGGTTTTACCCTGAGTGGATTCTCATTCAGGTAGGGCGGTTCTCCCTCCACCATCTCTATCGCCATGATTCCCAGAGACCAGATGTCCACTTTGGGGCCGTAGGCCTTCCGGGTCACCACCTCTGGTGCCATCCAGTACGGCGTTCCCACCATCGTGCTGCGCTTGTTCTGCTCTGGAGTGATCTGGGCACAGAAGCCAAAGTcggctgcagagggagacaaagagaagcagaggtGTGTTAAACATTCAGTTATAGATTTTTACTTTCTGTTTACCCACGAGTCATTAAAGTGGTCTTTCATTTAACAAACAGTACATTgtctcttttaaaataaaatctggacCACTTGCTTTGATATTTTCCACACCTAATAACAATTCAAAAAAGTTGCAACTTACTGAGCTTGACCGATCCGTCCATACCCAAGAGGATGTTGTCACTTTTTATATCTCTGTGGATCACCTGGTTGGAGTGTAGGAAGTCCAGAGCTTGAAGACACTGAAGAGGGAAAACATGAGGAaagaaatgagagggaaaaaggcaaaaaaaaaaataaaaataaaaaagaagttgaagtgttcacttgtttttgtatgtgCCCATCATGGCTACAGAAGTAGTGTTGGCAGTACGTATTGCTGAGGTCTAAACTCGGCTTCTTACCTCTCTGCAGACGGCAGCAATCTGGCCCTCGTCCATGCAGGTCTCAGTCACTACATCAGTCAACGAGCCACCGGCCAAATACTCCATCACCACCCAGAGCTCATCTCCTACCAAGTAACTAAACAgtggagagaaaggagagatacatggaaaaatgaaaaaaaatcaactgtgGTTCTGAACTAATGTGgcatgcatttttaaatgtcGTAGTCAGTTGAGATATTTTATCTCAAAAGGTTGAATGAAGTatcgattattaaaaaatacaaataaataaccaGTAAATGATCAATATCTAAGCTGACGCAAGAATagcagcacacatacacatctttACAGTTTGAGATGCACTGTGTAGTTCATTTTGAATCAGACGGTGGAAGGTACTCCAGCATGTCACTGCCAGATGTAAAAACCACAGCAGGACGGTTTGATGAAATCTGAGCTGAATCGACCAcgtgtggtggtggttgtgtaGTTTAATCGTTATTTGACTTTTATAACAGTAGGTGGCAGTGATGCACCTCAAGATGACTAccattaaaaaggaaacagaagtgaaacagaagaCGAaggggatgaggaagaagagaaagacggGCGGCAAGGAGGATCCGTCAATGACATTGTTGGTGCCAACATGCATTGACCTTGTTTGGCTTCTGACTGCAAATCAGAGTGTCTTTGTATATGCCTTGTATTTTCGATATCAGGTAAACaggtatatacatacatatatatatatatatatacacatatatatatatatatatatatactgtatatactgtatatataaatatataacaggACACTTTGTAATGTTCAGAATAATCATCTTCTACATAATCGCTTTGGGCTTTGAGAAAATGATCTGCTATGTAACGTTCTTTGAAGAAGTGTAACGGTAACGGGTCTTGACTCAGCATCATGTCTGCACAGAGTGTGAACCGACCTGTCCAAATAGTTCACTATATTGGAGTTCTTGTTTTCCCTCATCACCAAGATCTCATTGATGATCAGCTCTTTcttgggctgctgctgcaggttcaTCTGCTTGATGGCCACCTGAGAAAACAAGACGGGGGATTTTGTGGCTCAGAACAAGGGTAAAGGCGGCTTAGGAAGGAACCAGAAATAATATGCAGTATGAGAATGTTGTACCTCTTGGCCGGTTGCAATGTCGATGGCAGTGTACACAGTGCCGGATGCTCtgtaaaaacaaagtcaaaaccaCATCAATGACACATCATTTAAGTGTTTTGAAATTAGTCATAGACCTTAGATAGATTTGTTTTGCAGTGCTGATGGTTTTTCAGATGATCGAGGTAATGGTTCTTCGTTAACAAACTGCATGCGCTCATATTACCATGGAAACTAAACTTTTGCTGAATTACCTGCGATGATCCACAAAGACTTTGTGGCTTCTAACAGTTGCTCAGAGGAACGGTATGCAGTCATGCTGCCCTTATTTGGAAGTGTAACTCATGCTACTAAAAAAAACCTTCGATCACACATCTAGTCTTTCTCTCGCTGTCCTGCAGCACCTGTGAAAATCCAGAAGCTATGAATAATGAAGAACAGTTCCTGGTACTGATAGATAACCCGCTGGAGAGTAAACAGACAGTTATCCATTGTTTAAGATAGGAGCCTCCTGATCAGATGTGGAAATAGTGTGCATGATAAAACAAGATAAGAAGCacagtttttttgtatctgtggAGATGTGTAGTGAACGGGGAGAGTGATACAAAAGCATCAGAAAGacaagaaagggagagagagggatggcaGAACTAATCTGGCCCATGGCCATTTCAGGATACAGTTCTCATTTCCCCTCTACTTATTTTTCTCCCAGTCATTCACCCCgaccctccctctgcctctctgaagTGGTCactctcgctccgtctctcctGGCGAGACTGACTGCTCCTGAAATTGCTCTATTTCAATAACTGTGAGGAGCGGTTGATGATCACGGATGGGCGGACTTACCCCTGTCCTATTTTCTCGAAGCGTGTGTACTTCTTTTTGGGATCCCCAACGCTCACAATACTCCCTGagtcagagaaaaagagagagaaaaaaaacagaaatataatgtttgagttgagttgagttgagttttgcttgtgtgtgactgtgacagccttcacacaaaagcacaaatacaCAGGAAACATCACTGCTGAATCTTTTCTGCATCTACTTCAGACATACCCTGCCTTGTGCTGCAGCTACTCTAAGTACATGCATATCAACTTTATGGGATAAAATTGCATAACAGAGAGGGGAGCGGTCTAGTGAAGGCCACAGTTTGTTTTGCATAATTCTTGTAAATACACAGATTTTTAGgtaatgtggggaaaaaagccaCTGGAAACTAAATACCCAGTTTGTATTCTGATTTACCACACAGGTGAATTATTCAACGCAGCCATACACACAACCAAGAAAAGTGACAagcatgcataaacacacattgtgCCCGCAGAGGTGTTTTGGGTCATGTGGGGAGTTTAACCTTCGCAGGAGTTTACAAATTGTAATGATTGTGATCATTTTTACATTGCTGACATTCACAGAGGTCtgggcattttcctgaactgaTCCTGCCTGCCTCCAAGTAAAATTTCTcgaaaatgtccaagtgagaatacagcagtaAAACCTCCAGAAGATTCACTGTGAGCGAGTGGAcgtgaacaaaaacactgctttctgcaGCACAATTATCGTCATATCATATcgtcctgcatgctctacccagacgccacagaatgttccggaaatcTTCCTGCTGTCGTGAATACAGCTTTAGTATCTttacatttgattgtttttaggaaaataaaccaaaaggaCAGAGATTCAGGATTTCTCCGTTATCTACAATGATAAATTGTAGTGAAATATaactaaatatttaaatgaataataaatgaatgcgTGGCTCTGACGACACATACTGAGTCTCTCCAGAATCTCCTCATCCGTCATTTTGGACTTCTTCCTCTGGCGGTCAGTGTGGCGATACATTGTGTTGGACGTGTTGTCCGGCTGGACCTGTGACTCCGGCGGAGTCACCACTTCTTTCACAGGGGTGGGAGGCTTTGGTGGGTCCATGACCGAGCGTGTGTAGATCtgcaagaggaaaaaagagtCACAGAAGTGCTGGGGGGAGACGGGGGCGTCGTCCGCGGCCGAATGATTCCGGTGACCGCGCCGTATCAACTCACAGATTTGGTGTGCTCGGGCCGAGGTGCGATGACAGGGGGCAATTCgtcatcatcgtcctcctcttcctcctcctcctcttcctcctcttcttcctcatcctcctcttcggACACAGGTGGAGCGATTGGGGGCTCCGACGATGATGTTTTGGCAGCCTGCAGAACAGAGATGTAAGTAAGTCTGGAGGCATCTGCCACATACAGAAGCAgcatggaataaaaaaaagaagaaaattctGATCCTCAAATGTTTAGCTGAATTAATCAAAATGATAACTTTCACTGTCATGAGTTGTTACCAAGAGCCTTCAAACCCCAAACCAGCCATGTGCAAGGTTTGGGTTCTGTCCAGTTGAGGTTAAAGAGAACTTTGTCTGTCATGTAAGCTCTAGTGATGACGAATTGATATTTAAATCATACAGTGAAACAGATTCAGATTATTATAGATGCAGATGAAACATTTCAAAGGAGGCCATAAAAAGGAGCGTGTGATCATCATACACAAAATCCAGTTGATTTGTCGTGACactctgaaacaaaacatctgatattttgtgcaaaaaaaggaaacaggttGTTAATAATGGAGGGAAGCATCAAGGGTCAAGGGTCAAGCTAAACAGAGCAGTGTTAAAGGAGTGAGGCGCCATCCGGTGCAGTTTATCTGAGAGTTTTTTAAGTTGAGGGGTTGGGTCAGGTGGTCGTGAACCAATGatgagaatgtttttttgaagtcaGAAACAAACTTTTCTGATTTAACTGTGCCAGAGAAAAACATGCCGCAACATTGCAGTAATATGCAATATGGTGATGAACTGTCCAACATCCGCTTGATATGGTAGATACCTCTAATAAGCATGACTAATATGCCTTAGACATATTTATTATGCCTAGTGGTCAGCCTGTATCCCCCTCCATCCAAAACTGCTAGCCTTGGATCATCTTCCTCTTATGGAATGGAAACGTTTTCATCCATTTCCAGTTTCGTCATGCATACATGAATCAGTGCAGCTTAGTTCTAGTGATTAAAGGGAAAAGGGTCTGGCTGAAGGAAAGTCCCAGTGCTTCATTCAGACACGCTGGGCCTCTGACCTGCTCCGAGGAGGGCCGAGCCAAGACTGCAGTGCAGAAATGAGTATCTGGCAAACTgtaagtcatgtttttttttacagagccaTGCGGTAATGTCTACAGTAGTGATGGAGTTAGAGGCACATTACTGGTAATGTGGTTAAAATTATAAGGAATATGAGCTCATACATGCAGTTGTCATCACAACCCTCTGCGACATGCACCCCTGCACTGCCATGTCGGACACAGTCCGTTCAAATAAAGATAGGTGTTGCTCCTGTGAGATAGATAGTAtaaaacattcatgaaataaaaaaacaaacatacccCCCCATTCAAATTTCAATACATACAGTGATGTTGCCTCTAAAGTCAGAgatttgtatgtattttgtgttaGCCAGTCGGTAGAATCAAGATTAGGAGATCAAATAGTGGAATTTAGCTTcaaagccaatgcagagatacATCATGTGGAAAGTAATATGGAGGAGTTACCTTGTCAAATAATGCGCTGCAGGTTCTAAGGCTGACAGGAGGCCCAGATGACAGCAGCCGGTTCTGAATGTGAAGGTTGAAAATGGGAGGATTTActcaaaacaaacccacacaatGTTTAAGAGTAAGTGGACgtcagggggagggggtggacaTTAAGACCCAAAGTCGTCCTCCTAACACACAGCACGAGGAGAGGACATGATGGAGACAAATCAGTCCTAAGGACTGTCCTCGCACAAGAGGGTTTTCCTCTTCACTTGACCATTTTCTTCCATAAAATATCATTTAAGTCACTTTTTATTAGCACAGAATTTGGTGGGGGAAAATACctgtacctttttttaatttcctcatcaCATGCTGTAGATGCAGTCCATACAAAGGACACCAACGTACAGGCAGATGTGTTGCTCTCTAACTTTTTGGCCCAGATGTTGACAGAAACTTTACATCACTGAGTTTGACTTTTAACCTTCAGTTTCCAATTTTACcttgcattattattatactgtatattatttgaAACCAATGCAGTGGTATATTCATTTTGATGtggtgaaaataaaatctgaaaaaccTTAGTGGACCGTTTGCCGTGTTTGAGAATGTATGGTTGTAAAACACTGACTGGACTATTTTTGGACGTCTCATCTGAGCCATGGGATTTTAATGCCCGCCTGGattatcaaatatttgaaaagcCAAATATTTCTACAGAACGAAACATAAATTCTGACTCGATGCTCCCAACAACATTAAGATGCTATAAATATCTTCTTTCAACCGTTCCCCTGTTTACTATGGGACACATGTATTGTGTGAGCAAACCCAAACTGCACAAGTCAGGTTCAGTGTAAAGTGAAGCTCGCACAACTGTCGATGTTGCAAACGTAGTCACACGAACAGCGGTCAAGCCGTCTTTGTTGTCTGACAGGTGAGTGCTGTgggtctgacacacacacacacacacgcacacactcaagTTACATATCCAGAACCTCCTGTTTGGTAGTAGAACTGGTTTGAAAAGATTTAACATACGACTTCACTGATGGTGGAACAGTGAAAGCAGAATAGAAAAACTAAGACGGAGGCACAATGTCTCTTAAGAATATGTTGCTACTTTTTTAAGCAGTTTCATCACttaatttctgttttgtatAGAAGAGTCAAGACACTGCGAACAACATTTAGCAAATTAGACAATGGACAATGGACAATGCTCAAATGGGTACTCTAAGAGGTTGAATAAAGACCAGATATATCACAAAATGGCCAGCAGATAGCTGTCTTTTTTCCATCATGCTTAGGCATATGGGCGTTATTTTTCTTAATCCTTGATGACAAGACAGGATAGCAGCAGGATGTACGAGTAGTGTAACAAGCGATAAGTACAGTGAATGTAAGCGAATGTAGCTCTGCTCGTCAGACAGCGTGGCCCAGTCTGCGGAGGAAATCTGTGGCACCGGAGACAACAGCTGAGTCACCTCCGCAGCCGCAGTCCACTGTGACAGTCCAAGGCTGAGATGCTCTCGAATGCCCTCACTGGGCTCGCACAACCTAGACTGAACGCCACTATCGCTCGCCCTTCACTGGCAAAGAGCTCTTTCACGGAGTAGCCCTGCATGAAGTGATCCCAGTGTCGTTTGCCTTGGGCAGCAAATTTCACTCAACAGACTTGGATTCCACTCCTTCAGCTGGCTGAGCATGCACAGGCCGAGGCATTGAAAGCATAGATTACTCTGGTCAAAGCCAGGAATGAGGTCACAACAGTGGGAGTCCTTCGAGATGCAGCTGAGCCCCCGGTGAAGCCTGTCTATGGGTATTTCAAAATCTGGTTAAGTAGATTGGAAAAGTAAACAATGAGCAGCGGTAGCTCTCACAGGAGTCGCCATTTTCGTGCACGGGCTGCGAAACTGAGGGCACTGTGGTGCACAGTCGGAGCGGTGCGGCTCCAGAGGGGGAACGCAAACACTTTGCCAATTAGAGGGAGAAGACCGTGTGAAATGACCGGCATCAGAGGAACACAGTCTATCCCAGAAATACCCAGACAGAGCTGGTGAGAGTAAAGTGAGGAAGATTTACTGAGGTGCAGTCGGGGCAGTATAATTGCACTGAGGATTAAGACGATGAAATAAAGCCACATAACGCTGTAACTTACCTGTTGAATTATTACACTGTGACATAAATCATGGTGAAATAAATTCCCCTCCATATTATACTTGAAGTTGAGTGATTTTCCAAAGCAATGAATTATGGCGGAGGTATGGCTCAGGACCAGGGACTGGATAGATTTgtaattgtgacattttttgcaATAATAACCAGACACACTCCAGAGAGGACAAGAAATGCGGCGCTGCAATAAAACTCCTCATAAAACAGACGGCGGAGCCACCTCCAGCAAAGAGCGGCATGTTTAATTACCAGCATCACaattctttttcaaattgagCAATAAATAGTAATTTGGTGCCATTAACTGGAAAATACTTATTCAAACTAACATTTTACGGTGTTTCCTTAATTAGAAAATATTCTCAAAAGTCGCCCGGAACGCTAACCAAAGTAGGTTAACATAAAAACAACTCACCAGAGTGTTTGCAGCTATGTACCCATGTGCCGACTTGTCTGCAACGAGAAAAGGAAACACTCTTGTAGCGACAGCAAACTGGAAAATCTTCGGTATTCGACAGTAGAATTCATTTTAAGTGTTTGACGTTTTATTTGAGGGGATCAGTATTTTGGCGTTGCTCACCTCCGGAGGTGAAGCTCATGTATTTCTGGTTGTTGACAGTCTCTTTGGAGTCGTAGAACTTTAGGACGTCCAACACGGCCTGCGggttcttcttctgctccagctTGGTGATGTTCGAGGTCTGTAGGAGCCGCGCCCACTGCTCTGGTATACCCTGAGATCAAACATTACATGTTTGGATGTGAAACATGGGAGTTGAGTTACAATATGCAAGTTTTTTCTCGGGGGAAAACGTGTGGGTTGTTGATAGTCCTTCGTTCAAAATCAATGCAGTGTATCAGTGTAAACTTGGGGTTTGTCAGTGTGAAGTTCACTGTTCTGCGGAAACAGAGGTGTTTTGGCTCCGATGCTACTGTACTTTGAGTGGGATCAAGGAGC
The sequence above is a segment of the Scophthalmus maximus strain ysfricsl-2021 chromosome 2, ASM2237912v1, whole genome shotgun sequence genome. Coding sequences within it:
- the LOC118301234 gene encoding serine/threonine-protein kinase PAK 3 isoform X1, whose translation is MSVSVDIEEKPPAPPLRMNSSSRDSSSLNHASKPLPMAPEEKNKKVRLRSIFPGGDKTNKKKEKERPEISLPSDFEHTIHVGFDAVTGEFTGIPEQWARLLQTSNITKLEQKKNPQAVLDVLKFYDSKETVNNQKYMSFTSGDKSAHGYIAANTLNRLLSSGPPVSLRTCSALFDKAAKTSSSEPPIAPPVSEEEDEEEEEEEEEEEEEDDDDELPPVIAPRPEHTKSIYTRSVMDPPKPPTPVKEVVTPPESQVQPDNTSNTMYRHTDRQRKKSKMTDEEILERLRSIVSVGDPKKKYTRFEKIGQGASGTVYTAIDIATGQEVAIKQMNLQQQPKKELIINEILVMRENKNSNIVNYLDSYLVGDELWVVMEYLAGGSLTDVVTETCMDEGQIAAVCRECLQALDFLHSNQVIHRDIKSDNILLGMDGSVKLTDFGFCAQITPEQNKRSTMVGTPYWMAPEVVTRKAYGPKVDIWSLGIMAIEMVEGEPPYLNENPLRALYLIATNGTPELQNPERLSSVFRDFLNRCLEMDVDRRGSAKELLQHSFLKLAKPLSSLTPLIVAAKEAIKNSSR
- the LOC118301234 gene encoding serine/threonine-protein kinase PAK 3 isoform X2; amino-acid sequence: MSVSVDIEEKPPAPPLRMNSSSRDSSSLNHASKPLPMAPEEKNKKVRLRSIFPGGDKTNKKKEKERPEISLPSDFEHTIHVGFDAVTGEFTGIPEQWARLLQTSNITKLEQKKNPQAVLDVLKFYDSKETVNNQKYMSFTSGDKSAHGYIAANTLAAKTSSSEPPIAPPVSEEEDEEEEEEEEEEEEEDDDDELPPVIAPRPEHTKSIYTRSVMDPPKPPTPVKEVVTPPESQVQPDNTSNTMYRHTDRQRKKSKMTDEEILERLRSIVSVGDPKKKYTRFEKIGQGASGTVYTAIDIATGQEVAIKQMNLQQQPKKELIINEILVMRENKNSNIVNYLDSYLVGDELWVVMEYLAGGSLTDVVTETCMDEGQIAAVCRECLQALDFLHSNQVIHRDIKSDNILLGMDGSVKLTDFGFCAQITPEQNKRSTMVGTPYWMAPEVVTRKAYGPKVDIWSLGIMAIEMVEGEPPYLNENPLRALYLIATNGTPELQNPERLSSVFRDFLNRCLEMDVDRRGSAKELLQHSFLKLAKPLSSLTPLIVAAKEAIKNSSR